From the Anguilla rostrata isolate EN2019 chromosome 5, ASM1855537v3, whole genome shotgun sequence genome, the window CCACCTCTTCCTCAGTTGGCTGTGGATCTGAACTTGTGATATTGAATGTCATCTCTGCTTCTGTGATTGTGGATCCCCTCCTAGAGAAGAACACACGTTCATCACAGATGGTCCTGACTCGCACCTGGTTATGGTATTAGCTGATGAGTGTGCTCAGATACACCTCAAATTCAAACGCGCAATTTTGCTCAAAgccaaacacactcaaacacactcacacacatacaagcacaaacAGTTTATTGGCATGACACAGAATGGAAGAATCTGAAATTACCTGAATTGTAAGACAATCAGTTTGACGAAGGATGGAAAATGACGTTTGAAGAGGGGCTCAAGCTGAAAACAGGAGGTTGGTTATTGACAAAAAACACTATGACAAACAGATTTTAATCATATGTAAGAATGAACTGAACTTCATTAAGTGAAAATGGACTTGTTTTTAACAttaggaaaaaagaagaaaaaactaactgcaatgtaatgttcttTATACCTCAGGGGATAATTCAGATTTGTCAGTTCAGACTCACCAGATCCCTGATCAATTTTTCTCTCTTCTGAAAAGCTTGGGAAGCACGATTTGCAAAATCAGCTTGAAAGGCGTCCCTGGAAATAAACACCAGGTACAAAATGAAGGGTGTCGTCGGGCCTACAGTTGTTGTTGAGGCTGAGGTTGTGGTTGGGGCTGCTGTTGTAGTTGGGTTTTTAGTTGTAGTCacggctgcagttgtagttagGCTATTAGTTTTCGTTGTGGTTGTAGTGGGAGATGCAGTTGTAGTTTTGGTTGTGGTTGTAGtgggggctgcagttgtagttagGGTGGCGGCTGTAGCCGGAGCTGCACTTATATGTGAGGTTTTCATTGTGGGGGCTCTGGTTGTAGTTGGCACTGCAGTTGTTGTTGAGTCTGCGATTGTAGTTGGGGCTGATATTGTTTTGGGAGCtgctgttgtagttggggctgatGTTGATGTTGGTGGTGCAGTTGCAGGTGGGGTTTCAGTTGTAGTCGCAGCTGAACTTGTAGTTGGGGTTGCGGTTGTAGTTGGGACTACTGTTATAGTTTGGGTTTTAGTTGTAGTctgggctgcagttgttgttgctgttgttgttgaggCTACTGTTGTGATTGGGGCTTTACTTGTAGTCACTGCAGTggtagttggggctgcagttatagtcggggctgcagttgtagttggggctgagGATGTTGTTGGGACTCTGGTTGTAGTTAGGGTTTTAATTGTAGTCGTAATTGCAGTAGAAGTTGGAGCtgctgttgtagttggggctgtggCTGTAGTcagggctgcagttgtagttagGGCTGAAATTGTACTTGGGATGTTAGTTGTAGGCGCGGTTGCACTTGTAGTTTGGGCTGTGGTTGTCGTGGGAGCTGTGGTTGTAGTTGGGGATGCAGTTGTACTTTGGGCTGTAGACGTAGTGGGTACTGTGGTTATAGTTGGGGCTGCTGTTGTTGGTGCTGTTGTTGGGGCATCTGTTGTAGTCACGGCTGTAGTCGTACTTCGGGCTGCAGTCGTAGCTGAGGCTGTcattgtagttggggctgctgttgttgttggggctgcagttgcagtCAGGGCtacagttgtagttggggctgtggtTGTAGTGGATGCTGCGATTGTAGTTGGGGCATAAGTTGTACTCGGGGCTGTAGAAATAGTCGGGACTGTAGTAGTAGTTTGGGCTGCTTTTGTAGTTGGGgttgcagttgtagttggggcttcCGTTGTCATCACGGCTGCAGTTGTTGTCGGTGCTATAATTGTTGTTGGTGCTGTTACTGTAGTCTGGGCTGCAGTTGCAGTGGGGGCTGTGGTTGTAGCGGGAGCCTTGGTTGTATTTGGGGCTGTAGTTGTACTGGGGATTGAGGTTGTAGTTGGTTCTGCAGTTGTAGTAGGGAATCCAGTTGTCACTGCCATAGTTGGTATTGCAGTTGTAGTTTGGGCCTCAGTAGTAGTTGCAGATGCAGTTGTAGTGGGCTCTGCCGTTGTAGTACGTGTTGTGGCTGTCGTTGGAattgcagttgtagttggagaATAAGTTGAAGTGGGGGCTGCAGTAGTAGTGGGTGCTGCCATTGTAAAAGGTGCTGATGCTATAGGTGTAGTTGgagctgtagttgtagttggggctccAGTTGTCGAtagggctgcagttgtagttggggctgctgTTGTAgtaggtgctgcagttgtagttggtgTTGTAGGTGTAGTTGGGTCTGTAGTTGTAGCTggagttgtagttgtagttggcAATGCAGTTGTTTTTGGTGCTGTTGTAGGTAGAGCTGCCGTTGTTGTTGGTGCTTTAGTTGTAGAAGGCACTGCCGTTGTTGCCGTCGGTGCTGTAGCAGTCGTTGTACTCTGGGCTGCAGCTGTAGCGGGTACAGCCTTTGTTGttggtgctgtagttgtagttggaaCAGAGGCTGTCCTTGTAATTGGGGCAAGTGTTGTAGtctgggctgcagttgtagtcaCAGCTTCAGGTGTAGTCAGGGCTGAAGTTGTAGTTTGGATTTTAGTTGTAGTCacagctgcagttgtagtttGGGTTGCGGTTGTAGTTGGAGTTGCAGTTATAGTCGGGGCAGCAGTTGTAGTTAGGGCTGCATTTGTAGGTGGGGTTGCGGTTGTAGTGGGGGCTATGGTTGTAGTTAAGGTTGCATTTGTAGTATAGGGTTTAGTTGTAGTCCcagctgcagttgttgttggggTTGCCGTTGTAAGGGGGGCTGTGGATGTAGTCGGAGCTGTTGATGTAGTCAGGGCCGCAGTTGTAGTTGAGGCTGTGATTGTAGTACGAGCTCTGGTTGTTGTAGGAGCTGCAGTTGTAGATGGGGCTATGGTTGTACTTGTGGCTGCAGTTGTACTTGGGGCAGCTGTTGTAGTTGGGGTTTTATTTGTAGTCACAGCTACAGTTGTAGTTGGGGTTGCGGTTATATTCAGGGCTGCAGTTTTAGTTGGTTGtgtggttgtagttggggctgtgtTTGTTATGGGAGCTGTTGTTGTAGTcagggctgcagttgtagttgagGCTGAGGTTGTAGTATGAGCTCTGGTTGTTGTAGGAGCTGCAGTTGTAGATggagctgcagttgtagttggggctgcagttgtcgTTGGGGCAGATCTTGTAGTGAGGGCTATGGTTGTAGTTTTGGTTGCGGTTGTCTTCAGAGTTGAAGTTGTCATCGGGGCTACAATTGTAATTGGAGATGTTGCTGCAGTtagggctgcagttgtagttggggctgtggtTGAAGTGGGGGCTGcggttgtagttggggctgtgtTTGATATGGGAGCTGTTGTTGTAGTCAGGGCTGCAATTGTAGTTGAGGCTGAGGTTGTAGTATGAGCTCTGGTTGTTGTAGGACCTGCAGTTGTAGATGGAGCTATGGTTGAATTTGGGGCAGGTTTTGTAGTGAGAGCTGTGGTTGTAGtctgggctgcagttgtagttgagGTTGCACTTGTAATAGAGGCTGCAGTTGTAGTCGCAGCTGCAGTTGTAGTCAGGaatgcagttgtagttggggttTTAGTTGTCGTCacagctgcagttgtagttCGGGTTGCGGTTGTAATGGGGAATATGGTTGTacttggggctgcagttgtagatGGGCCTGCGGTTGTAAGTAGCCCTGCAGTTGTACTTTGGGTTGCTGTTGTAGTTGGTGTTTTAGCTGTAGTCACATCTACAGTTGTAATTGGGGTTGCAGTTGTAATCGGGGTTGCTGGTGTCCTTGGGGCTGTGGTTGCAGTTGGGGATGAAGTTGTAATTGGGGCTGTGTTTGTACTCGGAGCTGTTGTTGTAGTCAGGGCTGCAGATGTAGTTGAAGCTGTTGTTGTAGTATGAGCTCTGGTTGTTGTAGGAGCTGCAGTTGTAGATGGAGCTATGGTTGTAGTTGGGGCAGGTCTTCTAGTGAGAGCTGTGGTTGTAGtctgggctgcagttgtagttgagGTTGCACTTGTAAtcggggctgcagttgtagttagGGCTGTGGTTGTAGTGGGAGCTGTTGTTGCAGTCAGGGTTGCAGTTGTAGTTGAAGCTGTCATTGTAGTATGAGTTCTGGTTGTTGTAGGAGCTGCAGTTGTAGATGGGCCTgcggttatagctagggttgcGGTTGTAGTTGGGGAAGTTGTTGTAGgctgggctgcagttgtagtctCAGGTGCAGTTGTAGTCAGGaatgcagttgtagttggggttTTAGTTGTCAACacagctgcagttgtagtttGGGTTACAGTTGTAGTTGGAGTTTCAGTTGTCATCGGgactgcagttgtagttggcgCTGTAGTTGTAGTTAGAAGAGCGGTTGTTTTTGGTGCTGGAGTTGTTGATagggctgcagttgttgttggggAGACAGTTGTAGATGGTGCTGCAATTGTAGCTGGGGTTGGAGGTTTTGGGCTTGTAGTTGTAGTTAGTGCTGTAGCTGCAGTTGGGACTATGGTTGTTGTCAGTGCTTTAGTTGTAGTAGatgttgtagttgttgttggagctgatgttgtagttggggctgcagttgttgtcagtgctgcagttgttgtttgGGCTGCATTAATTGTATGTTCTGCAGTAGTAGTGTGTGCTGCTGTAGTAGTGGCTGCTTCAGTGGTATTTGGGGCTGCAGTAGTAGTGGGCACTGCAATTGTTGTTGGATCTGCAGTTGTTGTTTGATCTGCATTTAGTTGAGTTGCAGTTGTAGTTGTGCTGTTGTTGTCGGCTCAGTGTAGTGGGCTTGTGTTGAGTGGACTTGGTCGTGtttgggctgcagttgtagtagCTGGTTGTTTTGGGCGCATTgtgtgagtcttcagttgtagTGGTGTGCATTGTAGTTGGGCTGTGGTTGTGTTGGCCGCAGTGTTGTTTGTTGTAGTTGGGCTCTTGTTGTAGTCAGGCTGTAGTTGTTGGGCTGCAGTTGTTGGAGTTTTAGTTGTAGTCacggctgcagttgtagtgagGCTGCAGTAGTTGGTTGTGTGTTGCTGGGTTGCGTTGTTttggctgcagttgtagttggagttTTAGTGTTGTCACGGCTGCAGTTTGTTGGGTCAGTTGAAGTGGTTCAGTTGTAGTGGTGTTTAGTtttgggctgcagttgtagttggggctgtgtTCTAGTAGGGGCTGTGGTTGATGTCAGAGCTTCAGTTGAAATTGAGGCTATGTTTGTGGTGAGAGCCATACTTGTAGTTGGTattgcagttgtagttgggccTGCAGTTGTGGATGGGGTTTTCATTGTAGTTTGGGCTTCAGTTGTAGTTGAGTCTGTGTTTGTAGTgggagttgttgttgttgtgggggCTGTAGTTGTAGTGGGGAccgttgttgtagttggggctggtgttgttgttggggctgcagttgtagttggggctgtggtTCTAGTAGGGGCTGTGGTTGATGTCAGAGCTTCAGTTGAAattgaggctgtgtttgtggtgaGAGCCATACTTGTAGTTGGGattgcagttgtagttgggccTGCTGTTGTGGATGGGGTTTTCATTGTAGTTTGGGCTTCAGTTGTAGTTGAGGCTGTAGTTGTCGTTGGGGCTGCTGTTGtcgttggggctgcagttgttgggGCTTTTGTTGTAGTCGTGTCGGCAGTTTGAGTTGAGGCTATAGTTGTTGGTACTGCAGTTATAGtctgggctgcagttgtagtgggggCTGCAGAAGTAGATATGGCTGTGTTTGTCGTTTGGGCTGCTGTTATAGTTTCCGCTGCAGTCGTAGTTggagctgcagttgtagttAGGGCTGCTGTTGTTGTCAGGGCCTCAGTTGTAGTTGGGCTTGTGGTTGTAGTGGGGGCTGTACTTATAGCTTGGCTTGCAGTTGTTGTTGAGTCTGTGTTTGTAGTgggagttgttgttgttgtgggggctgtagttgtagtggggaccattgttgtagttggggctggtgttgttgttgggactgcagttgtagttggggctgtggtTCTAGTAGGGGCTGTGGTTGATGTCAGAGCTTCAGTTGAAattgaggctgtgtttgtggtgaGAGCCATACTTGTAGTTGGGattgcagttgtagttggggctgcagttgtggGTGGGGTTTTCATTGTAGTTTGAGCTTCAGTTGTAGTTgaggctgtagttgtagttggggctgctgTTGTcattggggctgcagttgttgggGCTTTTGTTGTAGTCGTGTCGGCAGTTTGAGTTGAGGCTATAGTTGTTGGTACTGCAGTTATAGtctgggctgcagttgtagtgggggCTGCAGATGTAGATAGGGCTGTGGTTGTCGTTTGGGCTGCTGTTATAGTTTCCGCTGCAGTCGTAGTTggagctgcagttgtagttAGGGCTGCTGTTGTTGTCAGGGCCTCAGTTGTAGTTGGGCTTGTGGTTGTAGTGGGGGCTGTACTTATAGCTTGGCTTGCAGTTGTTGTTGAGTCTGTGTTTGTAGTgggagttgttgttgttgtgggggctgtagttgtagttggggctggtgttgttgttggggctgcagttgtagttggggctgtggtTCTAGTAGGGGTTGTGGTTGATGTCAGAGCTTCAGTTGAAattgaggctgtgtttgtggtgaGAGCCATACTTGTAGTTGGGattgcagttgtagttgggccTGCAGTTGTGGATGGGGTTTTCATTGTAGTTTGGGCTTCAGTTGTAGTTGAGGCTGTAGTTGTTGTTGGGGCAGCAGTTGTAGAtagggctgcagttgtagtgggtgctgcagttgtagttggagctgtggttgttgttgtgcCAGCAgctgttgtttgtgttgtagTTGGTGCTCTTGTTGTAGTCAGGATTACAGTTGTAATAGGCGCTGCAGTTGTTGGAGTTTGAGTTGTAGTCACGGCTGCAGTTGTAGATGGGGTTGCGATTGTAGTTGGGGTTGCTGATGTTGTCTGGGCTGCTGTTGTCGTTGGGGCTGAAGTTGTTGGGGCTTTTGTTGTAGTCGTGTCAGCAGTTTGAGTTGAGGCTATAGTTGTTGGTACTGCAGTTATAGtctgggctgcagttgtagtgggggCTGCAGATGTAGATAGGGCCGTGGTTGTCGTTTGGGCTGCTGTTATAGTTTCCGCTGCAGTCGTAGTTggagctgcagttgtagttAGGGCTGCTGTTGTGGTCTGGGCCTCAGTTGTAGTTGGGCTGTGGTGTATGGGGCTGTACTTATGCTTGGCTTGCAGTGTTGTTGAGTCTGTGTTTGTAGTgggagttgttgttgttgtgggggCTGTAGTTGTAGTGGGGAccgttgttgtagttggggctggtgttgttgttggggcTGTGGTTCTAGTAGGGGCTGTGGTTGATGTCAGAGCTTCAGTTGAAattgaggctgtgtttgtggtgaGAGCCATACTTGTAGTTggagctgcagttgtagttAGGGCTGCTGTTGTTGTCAGGGCCTCAGTTGTAGTTGGGCTTGTGGTTGTAGTGAGATCCTTGGTTGTAGtttgggctgcagttgtagatacggctgcagttgttgttgggaCAGCAGTTGTAGAtagggctgcagttgtagtgggtgctgcagttgtagttggagctgtggttgttgttgtgcCAGCAgctgttgtttgtgttgtagTTGGTGCTCTTGTTGTAGTCAGGGCTGTAGTTGTAATAGGCGCTGCAGTTGTTGGAGTTTTAGTTGTAGTCACGGCTGCAGTTGTAGATGAGGCTGCGATTGTAGTCGGGGTTGCTGATGTTGTCTGGGCTGCCGTTGTTGTTgcggctgcagttgtagttggagttTTAGTTGTTGTCACGGCTGCAAGTGTTGTTGGGGTTGCAGTTGAAGTGGGaatttcagttgttgttggtgttttaGTTGTTgcggctgcagttgtagttggggctgtggtTCTAGTAGGGGCTGTGGTTGATGTCAGAGCTTCAGTTGAAattgaggctgtgtttgtggtgaGAGCCATACTTGTAGTTGGGattgcagttgtagttgggccTGCAGTTGTGGATGGGGTTTTCATTGTAGTTTGGGCTTCAGTTGTAGTTGAGTCTGTGTTTGTAGTgggagttgttgttgttgtgggggCTGTAGTTGTAGTGGGGACTGTGGTTGTAGTTTGGGCtactgttgttgttggggctgcagttgtagttggggctgtggtTTAGTAGGGGCTGTGGTTGATGTCAGAGCTTCAGTTGAAattgaggctgtgtttgtggttgAGAGCCATACTTGTAGTTGGAattgcagttgtagttgggccTGCAGTTGTGGATGGGGTTTTCATTGTAGTTTGGGCTTCAGTTGTAGTTGAGTCTGTGTTTGTAGTgggagttgttgttgttgtgggggCTGTAGTTGTAGTGGGGAccgttgttgtagttggggctggtgttgttgttggggctgcagttgtagttggggctgtggtTCTAGTAGGGGCTGTGGTTGATGTCAGAGCTTCAGTTGAAattgaggctgtgtttgtggtgaGAGCCATACTTGTAGTTGGGattgcagttgtagttgggccTGCTGTTGTGGATGGGGTTTTCATTGTAGTTTGGGCTTCAGTTGTAGTTGAGGCTGTAGTTGtcgttggggctgcagttgttgggGCTTTTGTTGTAGTCGTGTCGGCAGTTTGAGTTGAGGCTATAGTTGTTGGTACTGCAGTTATAGtctgggctgcagttgtagtgggggCTGCAGAAGTAGATATGGCTGTGTTTGTCGTTTGGGCTGCTGTTATAGTTTCAGCTGCAGACGTAGTTGGAGCTGCAGTTGTACTTAGGGCTGCTGTTGTTGTCAGGGCCTCAGTTGTAGTTGGGCTTGTGGTTGTAGTGGGGGCTGTACTTATAGCTTGGCTTGCAGTTGTTGTTGAGTCTGTGTTTGTAGTgggagttgttgttgttgtggggtCTGTAGTTGTAGTGGGGAccattgttgtagttggggctggtgttgttgttgggactgtagttgtagttggggctgtggtTCTAGTAGGGGCTGTGGTTGATGTCAGAGCTTCAGTTGAAattgaggctgtgtttgtggtgaGAGCCATACTTGTAGTTGGGattgcagttgtagttggggctgcagttgtggGTGGGGTTTTCATTGTAGTTTGAGCTTCAGTTGTAGTTgaggctgtagttgtagttggggctgctgTTGTcattggggctgcagttgttgggGCTTTTGTTGTAGTCGTGTCGGCAGTTTGAGTTGAGGCTATAGTTGTTGGTACTGCAGTTATAGtctgggctgcagttgtagtgggggCTGCAGATGTAGATAGGGCTGTGGTTGTCGTTTGGGCTGCTGTTATAGTTTCCGCTGCAGTCATAGTTggagctgcagttgtagttAGGGCTGCTGTTGTTGTCAGGGCCTCAGTTGTAGTTGGGCTTGTGGTTGTAGTGGGGGCTGTACTTATAGCTTGGCTTGCAGTTGTTGTTGAGTCTGTGTTTGTAATgggagttgttgttgttgtgggggctgtagttgtagttggggctggtgttgttgttggggctgcagttgtagttggggctgtggtTCTAGTAGGGGTTGTGGTTGATGTCAGAGCTTCAGTTGAAattgaggctgtgtttgtggtgaGAGCCATACTTGTAGTTGGGattgcagttgtagttgggccTGCAGTTGTGGATGGGGTTTTCATTGTAGTTTGGGCTTCAGTTGTAGTTGAGTCTGTGTTTGTAGTgggagttgttgttgttgtgggggCTGTAGTTGTAGTGGGGAccgttgttgtagttggggctggtgttgttgttggggctgcagttgtagttggggctgtggtTCTAGTAGGGGCTGTGGTTGATGTCAGAGCTTCAGTTGAAattgaggctgtgtttgtggtgaGAGCCATACTTGTAGTTGGGattgcagttgtagttgggccTGCTGTTGTGGATGGGGTTTTCATTGTAGTTTGGGCTTCAGTTGTAGTTGAGGCTGTAGTTGtcgttggggctgcagttgttgggGCTTTTGTTGTAGTCGTGTCGGCAGTTTGAGTTGAGGCTATAGTTGTTGGTACTGCAGTTATAGtctgggctgcagttgtagttggagttTTAATTGTAGTCACGGCTGCAAGTGTTGTTGGGGTTGCAGTTGAAGTGGGGGTTTCAGTTGTAGTTGGTGTTTTAGTTGTTgcggctgcagttgtagttggggctgtggtTCTAGTAGGGGCTGTGGTTGATGTCAGAGCTTCAGTTGAAattgaggctgtgtttgtggtgaGAGCCATACTTGTAGTTGGGattgcagttgtagttgggccTGCAGTTGTGGATGGGGTTTTCATTGTAGTTTGGGCTTCAGTTGTAGTTGAGTCTGGGTTTGTAGTgggagttgttgttgttgtgggggCTGTAGTTGTAGTGGGGAccgttgttgtagttggggctggtgtt encodes:
- the LOC135256040 gene encoding mucin-2-like gives rise to the protein MTTETPTTTVTQTTTAAVLTTKTPTTTAFLTTTAPETTTAAQPTTTSPTTTATLAITAGPSTTAAPTTTRTHTTMTASTTTATLTATTAPTTTTALTTTAAPITSATSTTTAAQTTTTALTRRPAPTTTIAPSTTAAPTTTRAHTTTTASTTSAALTTTTAPSTNTAPITTSSPTATTAPRTPATPITTATPITTVDVTTAKTPTTTATQSTTAGLLTTAGPSTTAAPSTTIFPITTATRTTTAAVTTTKTPTTTAFLTTTAAATTTAASITSATSTTTAAQTTTTALTTKPAPNSTIAPSTTAGPTTTRAHTTTSASTTIAALTTTTAPISNTAPTTTAAPTSTTAPTTTAALTAATSPITIVAPMTTSTLKTTATKTTTIALTTRSAPTTTAAPTTTAAPSTTAAPTTTRAHTTTSASTTTAALTTTTAPITNTAPTTTTQPTKTAALNITATPTTTVAVTTNKTPTTTAAPSTTAATSTTIAPSTTAAPTTTRARTTITASTTTAALTTSTAPTTSTAPLTTATPTTTAAGTTTKPYTTNATLTTTIAPTTTATPPTNAALTTTAAPTITATPTTTATQTTTAAVTTTKIQTTTSALTTPEAVTTTAAQTTTLAPITRTASVPTTTTAPTTKAVPATAAAQSTTTATAPTATTAVPSTTKAPTTTAALPTTAPKTTALPTTTTTPATTTDPTTPTTPTTTAAPTTTAAPTTTAALSTTGAPTTTTAPTTPIASAPFTMAAPTTTAAPTSTYSPTTTAIPTTATTRTTTAEPTTTASATTTEAQTTTAIPTMAVTTGFPTTTAEPTTTSIPSTTTAPNTTKAPATTTAPTATAAQTTVTAPTTIIAPTTTAAVMTTEAPTTTATPTTKAAQTTTTVPTISTAPSTTYAPTTIAASTTTTAPTTTVALTATAAPTTTAAPTTMTASATTAARSTTTAVTTTDAPTTAPTTAAPTITTVPTTSTAQSTTASPTTTTAPTTTTAQTTSATAPTTNIPSTISALTTTAALTTATAPTTTAAPTSTAITTTIKTLTTTRVPTTSSAPTTTAAPTITAAPTTTAVTTSKAPITTVASTTTATTTAAQTTTKTQTITVVPTTTATPTTSSAATTTETPPATAPPTSTSAPTTTAAPKTISAPTTIADSTTTAVPTTTRAPTMKTSHISAAPATAATLTTTAAPTTTTTKTTTASPTTTTTKTNSLTTTAAVTTTKNPTTTAAPTTTSASTTTVGPTTPFILYLVFISRDAFQADFANRASQAFQKREKLIRDLVSLN
- the LOC135256041 gene encoding uncharacterized protein LOC135256041; the encoded protein is MTTAAPTTTTASTTTEAQTTMKTPPTTAAPTTTAIPTTSMALTTNTASISTEALTSTTAPTRTTAPTTTAVPTTTPAPTTTMVPTTTTAPTTTTTPTTNTDSTTTASQAISTAPTTTTSPTTTEALTTTAALTTTAAPTTTAAETITAAQTTNTAISTSAAPTTTAAQTITAVPTTIASTQTADTTTTKAPTTAAPTTTAAPTTTTASTTTEAQTTMKTPSTTAGPTTTAIPTTSMALTTNTASISTEALTSTTAPTRTTAPTTTAAPTTTPAPTTTTVPTTTTAPTTTTTPTTNTDSTTTEAQTTMKTPSTTAGPTTTAIPTTSMALTTNIASISTEALTSTTAPTRTQPQLQLQPKTKHHYN